In Mustela lutreola isolate mMusLut2 chromosome 4, mMusLut2.pri, whole genome shotgun sequence, the genomic stretch CCATGCTGTTCTCTCCCTGCAGGTCCTCTCATGGCCGCAGCTCCTACCTCCTCAGGGCCGCAGCCCAGCTGAGGTCCCGGCTCTGGGCCCACCTCCCTCGAGCACCTCCACCTCCCACCCGAAGACCCTGTGCCTGGCGCTGGGTTGGGGGAGTCCTTCTGGGCCCCGTGGTGTTGAGTAAGTGCCCCCGCCTTGGCCTCGTGGCGCTGTGTGAGGCAGAAGAGGCTCCTCCCACCCGCTCCAGACCTTATGCTGGGGAGGCCCGCTTTCACTGGAAGCTCTTCTGGCAGTTTCTGCGCCCCCACCTGCTGGTCCTGGGGGCAGCCATCGTGGTGAGATGCCCCTGTCCTTTCCCCCACGTCTGGGACGGGGAAGGAGCCACTCAGGGGTTGGCAAGCTGTCTGGGCACAGCTTATCTGCCTCACCAAGTCTCCGACTAGACCCCAGGAAGCAGCAAGGGCTGGTTGGCCTTGGGGACCGGAAGCCGGGGGTACCGGGAGCTCCTCCGCAGAGCAGCTGGGTGTGCAGGGTACGGGGTCCCCCAGGGCCGGCAGCCTGGGCTCTAACTCAGCCATCTCAGAGAAGCACGGAAGCAGCCAAAGCATGAGCAGCTGCAGGGGAGGCGGCACCGAGGTCAGGACCAGGGATGGGGAAGAAGACGGCCCCTTCTAAagtctcccccactccccaagcTGGCACTGGGTGCGGCCCTCGTGAATGTGCAGATCCCCCTGCTTCTGGGCCAACTGGTGGAGATCGTGGCCAAGTACACGCGGGACCACGTGGGGAGCTTCCTGACCGAGTCCCGGCATCTCAGCATCCACCTGCTCATCCTCTATGGCGTTCAGGTACAGCGCGGGAGAGGGCCTGGGGGCACCcagaggagccacccaggcgtcctgagtgCCCCGGCCTCTCTCCCAGGGGCTGTTGACCTTCGGGTACCTGGTGCTGCTGTCACGCATCGGCGAGCGCATGGCCGTGGACATGAGGAGGGCCCTCTTCAGCAACCTACTCCAGTACTGCCGCCTACGGGGTGTGGGTCGGGGTGGCTGAAGGCCTGGAGGTGGGGCAGCTCAGCCTgaactctgtctctctctttcttctgaccTCCGGCACCCTTGACCTACCATCAGACAAGACATTGCTTTCTTTGATGCTTTAAAGACTGGGCAGCTGGTGAGCCGGTTGACAACTGACGTGCAGGAGTTTAAATCATCTTTCAAACTCGTCATCTCCCAGGTCAGTCCCCCAGGCCCCCCTGTGtgtacacacgcatgcacacacacacacacacgcactctgTCTAGGGCTGACACACCAGACCAGCCCCATCCTGCCTTGCTGTTGGGCCCTGAGCCTAGGCTCAGACCAAGTGAGACGCCCGCTGTCTGGTGAGGGTGTGGGTGAGGGAATGGGGAAGTTCACAGAAGGGAGGTGCCGTGGCATCGTCCAAGGTCAGGACAGGCTGTTTCTCTCCTGTTCTGAAATTCTGCCTCCCCGGAAAACCTTCCCAAGGACTCAGACAAGAGCTTTCCTGGATCAGCTTGCCAAGAGCAAAATCACCCCGGCCCGCCTTACTCCCAGAGCGCCTGGCATCCTGACAAGTGTTAAGGGGAATGAGTGAAGGCTTCTTACCGTATCGCTGGTGTCCTGTCCTCGTCCACCCACACTGTCACTGTGCCTGCTGGGTCACGCCGGACACTGGCCCGTGGCGGTCCCGGATGACATCCCTACTCAATACTTTTCCTTCCTCGAGCGAAAAAGCAAAGCCAACTGGGCTTTGTCTGGGGGAAGGATGCGTGGTCCGTAGACACCCTCACCTCGCCCTTTCATGCCTGCTAGTAGGGAAGAAGTTCCATTTTGTGACTGGGTGCACTGCCATTTGGCCTCCCAGGGCTCAGACCTATGGCCTTGGCCTTGTGACAGGGTAACGCCGGAGCCAGCAGACCCTTGTAAAGTCCCCCGTCGGGGTGCTGTTGCCAAAtggccttcctgccttcctcctctccccagggGCTGAGAAGCTGCACTCAGGTGGCCGGCTGCCTGGTGTCCCTCTCCATGCTGTCCCCCCGCCTCACGCTGCTGCTGATGGTGGCCACGCCCACCCTCATGGGAGTGGGCACCCTGATGGGCTCAGCTCTCCGAAAATTGTCTCGCCAGTGTCAGGAGCAGGTACCGGCATTTCCTGCCCATCCCCCTCACCTgccccatttctctctgccctgccttccctcctgggCTCCTACCTCGCTGTCTACTTCCTGGACTCCTTGCAGGTTGCCAGGGCAACAGGCGTAGCGGATGAGGCCCTGGGCAATGTTCGGACCGTGCGGGCTTTCGCCATGGAGCACCGGGAGGAGGAGTGAGTCCCAGACAGGGAAGGTCTTAAAGCAGGGAGGACTCCCCGAGTGCACCCCACCAGCCCTGCACCCCTACATGGCTGCTTCCTGACAGCCCTGCTTGGCCTCTGTCCCCAGACGCTATGGCGCGGAGCTGGAGGAGTCCCGCTGTAAGGCAGAGGAGCTAGGCCAAGGCATTGCTTTGTTCCAGGGGCTCTCCAACATCGCCTTCAACTGTGAGTGAGCAAGGCCCCCCGCCCTCGACCCCAGGGTTTGGGAGCACCGGATCATGGCTGGGGATGAGCATGGAGCAGCACAGGACGGTCCCAGCAAGGCAGGCAAGGGGCAGCTCTCTATGTCCTCGGTGTCCTTCAGACGTCTGTCCAGTGCCAGCTGCCCGAGCCCCCCCACTCCACCCACTCATGCACTCATttccaaatgaagaaacaaaggcaaGTCGCAATTGAAGTGATTCCGTGACATTTCAGTCAGTCGGAGGCACAGCAGGGACTAGACCTGGGCTTTGACACCTAGGCTGGGCTCTGTCCTGGGCTCCTCGTCACTTCCGTGCTAACCACCTGGACCTCTCCCCGTGCAGGCATGGTCCTGGGGACCCTGTTTATCGGGGGCTCCCTTGTGGCTGGGCAGCAGCTGACAGGGGGAGACCTCATGTCCTTCCTGGTGGCCTCCCAGACGGTACAGAGGTAAGTGTGAGGCTGTTCCCCTCCTGAAGGAGCCTGCTGGGTCACGGGACAGGGGGTGGCAGCCTGCTCTGGGGACTGCTGCCCGGCCCCTGGCTGCCCAGTTTCCTCAGGGGAACGAGCTGAGAGCCCCTGCCCACAGCGTCTTGCACCAACCAGATGTCCGGGAATGCGGCTGTCCTTTTCGGCCACCTAAACAGCTCAGGAGTGCTCGtgatagcttttttaaaatgaggaactGTGGCAAAATGCACATAATGTAAAATGTACCCTCTCGACCCATCTTTAGCGTAGACGTAGGTAGTGTCCTGGGCTCCTACTACGCTGACGTCACGCCGTCAGCCACCAGCCCTCCTTCGTCCTGCAGACCTGAAGGGCTGGGCCCGTTAACCACTAGGCCCCCCGGCAGCCTCTAGCTCTGTGCTCTGCCCACTTCCACTTTGAGCACCTCCCACAAGTGCAGTGGCACAGTGGTTGTCCTGTGACGGGcctgtttcactcagcatagcgTCTCCCAGGTGCGTCCATGGCCCAGCCCAGGGCAGGATTTCCTTCGTCCTCAAGGCTGAGTAGGATCCCATGTGTGGATAGACTGTCTTCGCCTCGCTCTTTAAGGGCTCGCCTGCGGTCCTCCACCTGACCTTCTCAGGGACGGGTCGCTCACCCCCTCTCCCGCCCCGCCCATCCTGGAGCTCGATGTGTTCATGGCTCTGAGGTCTGCctgccccgagctctcggctccctTCGCGCAAGAACCCCAAggtctccccttccctttctcttctgagCTAAACACGAGCGGTTCCTGCTGCCGTTTCTCATCCCTTCGTCTCCCCCCACGCTGTGTATATATAAAAGTACGGGAAGCACAACTAGATGTTACGATAAATAATTGAAGAGTGAATATGCTGTAATAAATCACCAAAGGGTAGAGAGGGTAGAGACCGGCATTACCGTCAGCCACGGCAGGGAAATACAGTGTCGCCCCAACAGCCCTCTGTGCCTGCCCCTGTGGCACGTGACGCTCATGGCACGCGTGTGGCCGGGCTGTGCGTCATGTCTCACCGCCCGCTGCCTCCAGCATCCCTCACCGTCAGCCTCCGCACCGTCCCAGGTAGGGGGAGCCCGTCCCAGGAGCCCCACCCTCGGCCTCACTTACGTCCGGTGCTCCCTAACGGGGCCCCGTTCAGACTTTCTCTGAAGTTCAGATCCCAAGCGGCCTCATCCCTCTTCCAGCCTGGGCACTAAGAGGCTCCTGACTGCTGTAGAGATGGGACATGGCCCTGACCCCAGGCTGAGCCCTGGCCTCTTGCCCGGGTCCCAAGGACCCCGATGAGCCCCACTGGTTCTATTCATACCGTCACCACATGGCCCTCCacgggcgtgggggtggggagcctccCTTTCCCAAGCCTGGCCCTCCTCCTCCAGACCCGCCTCCCCCTGGGCCTCCGCGTCCCCACCGTGGCCTGAGTTCAGACCTTTTCCTTCCCTCCGCACTGTGCCGCCTCGCCTGTTAGCAGGGCTTCATCACAAACAGGAAAGCCTGGGGGTCTGTCCGCACTCCCTCTCTCGGGCTGCTAGAGGGAGCTGCTCCCACAGCCACAGGCCTTAGGCCCGTCCTTCTGGGGGCCTGTCACCACAGGGACACTCTTCAGCTTCCACTTTAGAGGAATTAGGTCTATTGTTATTAAGGAGGCTGGTGTATTTCCTCCTGGGGtccagcaggggcagggaggggagagaggcagccTCAACCAGGAGAGCCCATTCTAGGTGTTCTTTTTGTGGCACTGGGTCTCTGGAGGAAATGGGGGGCATCCAGACGGACCCCAGTCAGGGTCAGGCTGCCTGGTCTGCATCCAGGCCTGGACCCTGCTACGAACGGGCTGCCCACCCGCCAGGCCTCTTGGGAGAGCCAGGCCTTCTCGGAGAGCAAGGCCATCACACACTGAGCCGTGGGCATCTGGTTTCTGGTTGCTGCCGGGCACCGCTGCCAGGCCCTAATGGCTTCCAGATCTCTCATGCAGTTTGTTTTCCCTTCTCATCTGCGGACTGCTCACTGTCCTGGCTCTTCCCTGCCTGATGCCTCGGGGCTCACGTTGGCGAATGCCGCTAGCCCTGCGGGCCTGCCGGAACCGCTGCCTTGcgggctcctccccctcctcaccccgGAGCTGGAAGAAGTGACTTTCCTCTTCACAAGAGTTGGTCTTTCCTCTTG encodes the following:
- the ABCB8 gene encoding mitochondrial potassium channel ATP-binding subunit isoform X1, yielding MLVHLFRVGIRGGPVPGRLLPPLCFQTFSAVRSSHGRSSYLLRAAAQLRSRLWAHLPRAPPPPTRRPCAWRWVGGVLLGPVVLSKCPRLGLVALCEAEEAPPTRSRPYAGEARFHWKLFWQFLRPHLLVLGAAIVLALGAALVNVQIPLLLGQLVEIVAKYTRDHVGSFLTESRHLSIHLLILYGVQGLLTFGYLVLLSRIGERMAVDMRRALFSNLLQQDIAFFDALKTGQLVSRLTTDVQEFKSSFKLVISQGLRSCTQVAGCLVSLSMLSPRLTLLLMVATPTLMGVGTLMGSALRKLSRQCQEQVARATGVADEALGNVRTVRAFAMEHREEERYGAELEESRCKAEELGQGIALFQGLSNIAFNCMVLGTLFIGGSLVAGQQLTGGDLMSFLVASQTVQRSMANLSVLFGQVVRGLSAGARVFEYMTLRPCIPLSGGCRVPQEHLRGAIAFHDVCFSYPCRPGFQVLQDFTLTLPPGKIVALVGQSGGGKTTVASLLERFYDPTAGVVTLDGRDLRTLDPSWLRGHVIGFISQEPVLFGTTIMENIRFGKPGATDEEVYAAAQEANAHEFITSFPEGYNTVVGERGATLSGGQKQRLAIARALIKQPAVLILDEATSALDSESERVVQEALDRASAGRTVLVIAHRLSTVRGAHHIVVMAHGRVCEVGTHEELLTKGGLYAELIRRQALDAPAPNVPGGPRQCNPKS